From one Rubrobacter xylanophilus genomic stretch:
- the lexA gene encoding transcriptional repressor LexA codes for MRENLEKRLEILGYLARRAARGEGAPSVKEVGEAVGLRSTQTAHKHLKKLEEAGYVEREVGKARGLRLTPTGWEVAGRTPLLGRIAAGRGFEAIVDESTTFSLPAELLYSPSGRERYSLRVVGQSMTGAGIEDGDLLVVEEDEDPPDGAVVVALLRGGEEVTVKRLYREGEYLRLKPENGEHEDIVVPDEETIIQGRVVYVIHPPRRRH; via the coding sequence ATGCGAGAGAACCTGGAGAAGAGGTTGGAGATCCTGGGCTACCTGGCCCGCAGGGCCGCCAGGGGCGAGGGGGCGCCGAGCGTGAAGGAGGTGGGGGAGGCCGTGGGCTTGAGGAGCACACAGACCGCCCACAAGCATCTCAAGAAGCTCGAAGAGGCCGGTTACGTCGAGCGGGAGGTCGGGAAGGCCCGGGGCCTGAGGCTCACCCCTACAGGCTGGGAGGTGGCGGGGAGGACGCCTCTATTGGGCCGGATCGCCGCCGGGCGCGGGTTCGAGGCCATCGTGGACGAGAGCACAACCTTCTCTCTGCCCGCGGAACTCCTCTACTCCCCCTCAGGCAGGGAACGCTACTCGCTGCGGGTGGTCGGGCAGAGCATGACCGGAGCCGGCATCGAGGACGGAGACCTTCTGGTCGTCGAGGAGGACGAGGACCCGCCCGACGGGGCGGTAGTGGTGGCGCTGCTTCGGGGAGGCGAGGAGGTCACCGTCAAGAGGCTCTACCGGGAGGGTGAGTACCTGCGGCTAAAGCCCGAGAACGGCGAGCACGAGGACATCGTCGTGCCCGATGAGGAGACGATCATCCAGGGACGGGTCGTCTACGTGATACACCCGCCCAGGAGACGCCATTAG
- a CDS encoding helix-turn-helix domain-containing protein gives MNREREWLKVPEVAEVLQIARSRAYELVGSGQIPSVRIGRSVRVSRRELDRWLEEQRYPEARRK, from the coding sequence GTGAACAGGGAGCGAGAGTGGCTGAAGGTACCGGAGGTGGCGGAGGTCCTGCAGATCGCGCGCAGCCGGGCGTACGAGCTGGTCGGCTCGGGGCAGATCCCATCGGTGAGGATCGGGCGCAGCGTCCGGGTGAGCCGCAGGGAGCTCGATCGCTGGCTCGAAGAGCAACGCTATCCGGAAGCCAGGCGGAAGTAG
- a CDS encoding site-specific integrase produces the protein MGKRGNGEGSISRRKNGTWRAEYTVYTAEGRKRNTLYGKTRREVAEKLAKAIADRNGGIVYDAGKLTVGEYLDRWLSDSVRDTVRQRTYERYESIVRVHIKPTLGRIKLKTLAPAHVRGLYREKLGAGLSPRTVQYIHVTLHKALKQAVRDELIPRNASEAIKAPRPTKKEIRPLSPDQARAFLDAARGDRFETLYVLAVHCGLREGELLGLKWEDVDLDAGTLAVRRTLSETRTGHRFEAPKNGKGRRIKLTTGAMKALRRHRKAQLEERLRAAGLWEDHGLVFPNQVGKTMNAKNLTARSFKQILERAGLPRTVRVHDLRHTCATILLKVGQHPKYVQELLGHANIGITLDTYSHVLPGMGDGLADAMDDALG, from the coding sequence ATGGGTAAACGCGGCAACGGCGAGGGCAGCATCAGCCGTCGCAAGAACGGCACCTGGCGCGCCGAGTACACCGTGTACACGGCCGAGGGGCGCAAGCGGAATACGCTGTACGGCAAGACGCGCAGGGAGGTGGCGGAGAAGCTGGCGAAGGCGATAGCGGACCGCAATGGCGGCATCGTGTACGACGCCGGGAAGCTGACCGTCGGCGAGTACCTGGATCGCTGGCTTTCGGACTCCGTGCGGGACACGGTGAGGCAGCGCACCTACGAGCGGTACGAGTCCATAGTCCGGGTGCACATCAAGCCCACGCTGGGGCGGATCAAACTGAAGACCCTCGCTCCGGCGCATGTCCGGGGCCTCTACCGGGAGAAGCTGGGCGCCGGACTCTCGCCCCGCACCGTCCAGTACATCCACGTCACGCTCCACAAGGCGCTCAAGCAGGCCGTGAGGGACGAGCTGATACCCCGCAACGCGTCCGAGGCCATAAAGGCGCCGAGGCCCACCAAGAAAGAGATACGGCCCCTGTCTCCCGACCAGGCCCGCGCCTTCCTCGACGCCGCGCGCGGCGACCGCTTCGAGACCCTGTACGTGCTCGCCGTGCACTGTGGTTTGCGGGAGGGCGAGTTGCTGGGGCTCAAGTGGGAGGACGTGGACCTCGACGCCGGCACGCTCGCCGTGCGCCGCACGCTCTCGGAGACGCGAACGGGGCACCGTTTCGAAGCCCCCAAGAACGGCAAGGGGCGCCGCATCAAGCTCACCACCGGGGCTATGAAGGCGCTCAGGCGCCATCGCAAAGCGCAGCTGGAGGAGCGTCTGCGGGCGGCGGGGCTGTGGGAGGATCACGGGCTCGTCTTCCCCAACCAGGTCGGCAAGACCATGAACGCCAAGAACCTCACTGCCCGCTCCTTCAAGCAGATCCTGGAGCGCGCCGGACTTCCCCGCACCGTGCGCGTGCACGACCTCCGGCACACCTGCGCCACCATACTTCTTAAGGTGGGCCAGCACCCCAAGTACGTCCAGGAACTCCTCGGGCATGCCAACATCGGCATCACGCTCGACACCTACTCCCACGTGCTCCCCGGCATGGGCGACGGTCTGGCGGACGCGATGGACGACGCTTTGGGATAA
- the murI gene encoding glutamate racemase, whose translation MSDPRPIGVFDSGVGGLTVLAEIHDRLPYEHTIYFGDTARVPYGVRDLAEVRWFAYEIIRYLVSLNVKMVVIACNTATAAALMTAQRSFDVPIIGVIEPGARAAVLETRRRRVGVLATPATVESGAYAKAISYLDAGIEVYEQAAPEFVPLIERGITSGPELEAAARRYLAPLQECGVDVVILGCTHYPLISETINRILGPKVRLISSAGQTALEVGRVLSRRGYLRRPRHADDRGSSVYVCTADPEEFAALGGRFLDEEIEAVLPASLDPDPRSSDAPLLY comes from the coding sequence GTGAGCGATCCCAGGCCCATAGGCGTCTTCGACTCGGGGGTGGGGGGGCTGACGGTGCTCGCCGAGATCCATGACCGGCTCCCCTACGAGCACACCATCTACTTTGGGGACACCGCGCGGGTGCCCTACGGGGTGCGGGATCTCGCGGAGGTCCGGTGGTTCGCCTACGAGATCATCCGCTACCTCGTCAGCCTCAACGTCAAGATGGTGGTCATCGCCTGCAACACCGCCACGGCCGCGGCGCTCATGACCGCCCAGCGCTCCTTCGACGTGCCCATCATCGGGGTCATAGAGCCGGGGGCGCGGGCGGCGGTTCTGGAGACCCGCCGCCGTCGGGTGGGGGTTCTGGCAACGCCCGCCACGGTGGAGAGCGGGGCCTACGCAAAAGCCATCTCCTACCTGGATGCGGGGATAGAGGTCTACGAGCAGGCGGCCCCCGAGTTCGTTCCGCTCATCGAGCGTGGGATCACCTCGGGGCCGGAGCTAGAGGCGGCGGCCCGCCGCTACCTGGCTCCCCTGCAGGAGTGCGGGGTAGACGTCGTCATCCTCGGCTGCACCCACTACCCGCTCATCTCCGAGACCATAAACAGGATCCTGGGGCCCAAGGTGCGCCTGATCTCCTCGGCCGGGCAGACGGCGCTGGAGGTGGGACGGGTGCTCTCCCGCCGCGGGTATCTCCGCCGTCCGCGGCACGCCGACGACCGCGGGAGCTCCGTCTACGTGTGCACCGCCGACCCGGAGGAGTTCGCGGCCCTGGGCGGGCGCTTCCTCGACGAAGAGATAGAGGCCGTCTTGCCCGCCTCGCTCGACCCAGATCCCAGATCCTCCGACGCCCCTCTGCTATACTAA
- the smpB gene encoding SsrA-binding protein SmpB: MSDFARNKKALHDFHIEETYEAGLALTGPEVKSIREGRANLRESYVRVRDGEVFLVGAHISPYKNATNVPQDPTRDRKLLLHRKEIDRLVGKSQEERKTIIPLRMYPKNGLIKLEIAVASRKRQYDKRREIAKKTAQREIERAMKERLRR, translated from the coding sequence GTGAGCGACTTCGCGCGCAACAAAAAGGCGCTGCACGACTTCCACATCGAGGAAACCTACGAGGCGGGCCTCGCCCTCACCGGCCCGGAGGTGAAGTCCATCCGCGAGGGACGGGCGAACCTTCGCGAGAGCTACGTGCGGGTGAGAGACGGCGAGGTCTTCCTGGTCGGGGCCCACATCTCTCCTTACAAGAACGCTACCAACGTCCCGCAAGACCCCACCCGGGATCGCAAGCTGCTCCTGCACCGCAAGGAGATAGACCGCCTGGTGGGCAAAAGCCAGGAGGAACGAAAGACCATCATCCCGCTGCGTATGTACCCCAAAAACGGGCTCATAAAGCTCGAGATAGCCGTCGCCAGCCGCAAGCGGCAGTACGACAAGCGGCGCGAGATCGCCAAGAAGACCGCCCAGCGCGAGATAGAGCGCGCGATGAAGGAACGCCTCCGCCGTTGA
- a CDS encoding ribonuclease R family protein: protein MLPAVLVRRGKYSVADPLFVEERRPILVARKLRRGAEAGDLVLVRARERKGSLRGEVVRVIGPSSDPRNVYEALFASIGVSRSFPRRVEGEAESVAGRSFGERRDLRHLPTVTIDGEDAKDFDDAISVRREDGGYRLWVHIADVTHYVDPGGALDRQALYRGNSVYLPGTVAPMLPARLSTDVCSLRPHADRAAVTAEISLSGDGEVLGFRVYRSLISSDARLTYEAVDGFLEGRGEIEQPELVRTAYELSRRLKTNAAVRGKLELESREPEYEVDEEGVPVAASMRSSTPARELIEELMILANVCVARELRRKRGAVFRVHERPSPEDLELLAGRLAAVGVRVEPTPENLGTIARMLKSRALGYLVLRSIPRALYSPGNVGHYGLALEDYTHFTSPIRRYADVLVHRAILGDELPENLSEVAEHISEREWRSMICERTADEYTLMWLMRDRVGECFEGTVVSTTSFGLFVEMETGATGLVHVSKLPGWWELEPSGVVLSNDEIGASYRVGDRVLVQLLDVRPLHLRAELRVVKRL from the coding sequence ATGCTGCCCGCGGTGCTGGTGCGCCGGGGCAAGTACTCGGTCGCCGACCCGCTGTTCGTGGAGGAGCGGCGACCCATCCTCGTCGCCCGCAAGCTGCGGCGGGGAGCCGAGGCCGGCGACCTCGTGCTGGTCCGGGCCCGGGAGCGGAAGGGTTCGCTGCGCGGGGAGGTGGTGCGGGTGATCGGGCCCTCCTCCGACCCGCGCAACGTCTACGAGGCCCTCTTCGCCTCCATCGGCGTCTCGCGCTCCTTCCCGCGCAGGGTGGAGGGGGAGGCCGAGTCGGTCGCGGGCCGCAGCTTCGGCGAGCGGCGGGATTTGCGCCACCTGCCCACCGTGACCATCGACGGGGAGGACGCCAAGGACTTCGACGATGCGATCTCCGTTCGCCGGGAGGACGGCGGCTACCGGCTGTGGGTGCACATCGCCGACGTGACCCACTACGTGGACCCGGGTGGGGCGCTCGACCGGCAGGCCCTCTACCGGGGCAACTCGGTTTATCTGCCGGGCACCGTGGCCCCGATGCTGCCCGCCCGGCTCTCGACGGACGTGTGCTCCCTGCGTCCGCACGCCGACCGGGCCGCCGTGACCGCGGAGATCTCCCTCTCCGGCGACGGAGAGGTGCTGGGCTTCAGGGTGTACCGCAGCCTGATCTCCAGCGACGCCCGGCTCACCTACGAGGCCGTGGACGGCTTTCTCGAGGGCAGGGGCGAGATAGAGCAGCCCGAGCTCGTGCGTACCGCCTACGAGCTCTCCCGGCGGCTCAAGACCAACGCCGCCGTGAGGGGGAAGCTGGAGCTCGAGAGCCGGGAGCCCGAGTACGAGGTGGACGAGGAGGGCGTCCCCGTCGCCGCCTCGATGCGCTCCTCCACGCCCGCCCGCGAGCTGATAGAGGAGCTCATGATCCTCGCCAACGTCTGCGTGGCGCGGGAGTTGCGCAGAAAGCGGGGCGCGGTCTTCCGGGTGCACGAGCGTCCCTCCCCCGAGGATCTGGAGCTGCTCGCCGGGCGGCTCGCCGCCGTGGGGGTGCGGGTGGAGCCCACCCCGGAGAACCTGGGCACCATCGCCCGGATGCTCAAGTCCCGGGCCCTCGGGTACCTTGTCCTCCGCTCCATCCCGCGGGCCCTCTACTCGCCCGGCAACGTGGGACACTACGGGCTCGCCCTCGAGGACTACACCCACTTCACCTCGCCCATCCGGCGCTACGCCGACGTGCTCGTCCACCGGGCCATCCTGGGGGACGAGCTGCCCGAGAACCTCTCGGAGGTGGCCGAGCACATCTCCGAGAGGGAGTGGCGGAGCATGATCTGCGAACGCACCGCCGACGAGTACACCCTCATGTGGCTGATGCGCGACCGCGTCGGCGAGTGCTTCGAGGGTACGGTGGTGAGCACCACCTCCTTCGGGCTCTTCGTGGAGATGGAGACCGGGGCCACCGGGCTCGTCCACGTCAGCAAGCTGCCCGGCTGGTGGGAGCTCGAGCCGAGCGGCGTGGTCCTCTCGAACGACGAGATCGGAGCCTCCTACAGGGTGGGGGACCGGGTTCTGGTACAATTGCTGGACGTCAGACCGCTGCACCTGCGGGCCGAGCTCAGGGTGGTGAAGAGGCTGTGA
- the ftsX gene encoding permease-like cell division protein FtsX codes for MRFNLGFFLREGLKNIRHNFLMSLTAMTTTFICILVLGVGLLVSSHVEGVVGAVKEDVNIEVYLPDDATQKEIDALRGRVAGYPEVSGVEYVSKEEAFERFRETFRDNPEIYRGIGEDVLPASLEIRLNDPSTADRVAQRLLGEEGIGEEDLNYPRQTIDRLNTVTSYMIWGLYGATALFLIASVLLISNAIRLSIFARRKEIEVMKLVGASDGFVRWPFVFEGLLQGLVGAGLAALVVVWLNFLFVDWARDALPFVPISSSAVDTLFVLLVLVAVGVAIGVVGSFLSVTRFLKV; via the coding sequence ATGAGGTTTAACCTGGGCTTCTTCCTGCGGGAGGGCCTGAAGAACATCCGGCACAACTTCCTGATGAGCCTGACCGCGATGACGACCACCTTCATCTGCATCCTGGTGCTGGGGGTGGGGCTTTTGGTGAGCTCCCACGTGGAGGGCGTCGTGGGGGCGGTGAAGGAGGACGTGAACATAGAGGTCTACCTGCCGGATGATGCCACCCAGAAGGAGATAGATGCTCTGCGCGGGCGGGTGGCGGGCTACCCGGAGGTCTCGGGTGTGGAGTACGTCTCCAAGGAGGAGGCCTTCGAGCGCTTCAGGGAGACCTTCCGGGACAACCCGGAGATCTACCGGGGCATCGGCGAGGACGTGCTCCCGGCGTCGCTGGAGATCCGGCTGAACGACCCGTCCACGGCCGACCGGGTCGCGCAGCGGCTGCTGGGGGAGGAGGGGATCGGCGAGGAGGACCTCAACTACCCGCGCCAGACCATAGACCGGCTCAACACCGTGACCAGCTACATGATCTGGGGGCTCTACGGGGCCACCGCCCTCTTCCTGATAGCCAGCGTGCTCCTGATCTCCAACGCCATCCGGCTCTCCATCTTCGCCCGGCGCAAGGAGATTGAGGTGATGAAGCTGGTCGGCGCCTCCGACGGGTTCGTGCGCTGGCCGTTCGTTTTCGAGGGGCTTCTGCAGGGGCTCGTGGGCGCGGGGCTCGCGGCGCTCGTGGTGGTCTGGCTGAACTTCCTGTTCGTGGACTGGGCCCGGGACGCGCTGCCGTTCGTCCCGATCTCCTCCAGTGCCGTGGACACTCTGTTCGTGCTGCTGGTGCTTGTGGCGGTCGGGGTGGCCATCGGTGTGGTGGGCAGCTTCCTCTCGGTGACCCGCTTCCTCAAGGTGTAG
- the ftsE gene encoding cell division ATP-binding protein FtsE, translated as MIRFSNVSKIFGRDTVALENINLEIGDGEFVFLVGPSGSGKSTMVRLLLKEMEPTTGAIYVRGVRLSSIPRRKIPRHRRNIGCVFQDFKLLPNKTAAENVAYAMEVTGQRRRAIKTKVPQILELVGLADKMDKYPDQLSGGEQQRVSIARAFVSQPPILIADEPTGNLDPDTSVGIMQLLHRINRIGTTVIVATHDKEMVDVMRKRVVALEDGRIVRDRVKGAYADEV; from the coding sequence ATGATCCGATTCAGCAACGTCAGCAAGATCTTCGGCAGGGACACGGTCGCCCTGGAGAACATAAACCTAGAGATAGGGGACGGAGAGTTCGTCTTCCTGGTCGGACCCTCGGGTTCCGGGAAGTCCACGATGGTGCGTCTCCTTCTCAAGGAGATGGAGCCCACCACCGGGGCCATCTACGTGCGGGGGGTCCGGCTCTCCTCCATCCCGCGCCGGAAGATCCCACGCCACCGGCGCAACATCGGCTGCGTCTTCCAGGACTTCAAGCTGCTGCCCAACAAGACGGCCGCCGAGAACGTGGCCTACGCGATGGAAGTCACGGGCCAGCGGCGGCGCGCCATCAAGACGAAGGTGCCCCAGATCCTGGAGCTCGTGGGGCTCGCGGACAAGATGGACAAGTATCCCGACCAGCTCTCGGGCGGGGAGCAGCAGCGGGTCTCGATAGCCAGGGCCTTCGTCTCTCAGCCGCCGATCCTCATCGCCGACGAGCCCACCGGCAACCTCGATCCGGACACCTCGGTCGGGATCATGCAGCTGTTGCACCGCATCAACCGCATCGGCACCACCGTCATCGTGGCCACCCACGACAAGGAGATGGTGGACGTGATGCGCAAGCGGGTCGTGGCGCTGGAGGACGGTCGGATCGTGCGCGACAGGGTCAAGGGGGCGTACGCCGATGAGGTTTAA
- a CDS encoding LmeA family phospholipid-binding protein, with translation MSRGSFFPVAGAAFSAGLLAVVVVFAGVYTFLPGVVGGVVARSVQDWLNLQRPPEVRLRSDPPPAMLLGEFSGGRVVMEGAEFGGLRTRRVEVMLEPFEVRVLRSLREGELVPEGPISGDLRVVVSEEEISRVARLDSRVSRVDVRPGGVFVGSDVDILGNELPFAVRGGLSVREGRLVFTPGSVYIAGAPLPRRVSSRMLEGVRFVYRLEGFPEGTEITGVRTLDGRILLTGRIEGILG, from the coding sequence TTGAGTCGGGGATCGTTCTTCCCGGTTGCCGGGGCGGCGTTTTCGGCTGGGCTGCTGGCCGTCGTCGTGGTGTTTGCGGGGGTCTACACCTTTCTTCCGGGGGTCGTGGGTGGGGTGGTCGCCCGGAGCGTGCAGGACTGGCTGAATTTGCAGCGGCCGCCGGAGGTTCGGTTGAGGAGTGATCCTCCGCCTGCCATGCTGCTCGGGGAGTTCTCTGGGGGGCGGGTGGTGATGGAGGGGGCGGAGTTCGGGGGGCTCAGGACCCGTCGGGTGGAGGTGATGCTGGAGCCCTTCGAGGTACGGGTGTTGCGGAGCCTGCGCGAGGGCGAGCTGGTTCCGGAGGGGCCCATCTCGGGGGATCTGAGGGTGGTGGTATCGGAGGAGGAGATCTCACGGGTGGCCAGGCTAGATTCCCGGGTGAGCCGGGTGGACGTCAGGCCCGGTGGCGTCTTCGTTGGCTCCGACGTGGACATTCTCGGCAACGAGCTGCCCTTCGCGGTGCGCGGGGGGCTTTCCGTGAGGGAGGGGCGGCTCGTCTTCACGCCCGGCTCCGTGTACATAGCCGGGGCGCCGCTTCCCCGGCGGGTCAGCAGCCGGATGCTCGAGGGGGTGCGTTTCGTCTACCGGCTGGAGGGTTTCCCGGAGGGGACCGAGATCACCGGGGTACGCACGCTCGACGGGAGGATCCTGCTCACCGGGAGGATAGAAGGCATCCTCGGTTGA